The following coding sequences lie in one Streptomyces xiamenensis genomic window:
- a CDS encoding nucleotide pyrophosphohydrolase, with the protein MGVTDSAHSHRIAALQDRLAAFAAARDWGQYHTPKNLAAALNVEAGELLEIFQWLTPELSATVMEDSESAARVEDEIADVLAYLLQLCTVLGVDPLAALDAKIDRNEERFPVQ; encoded by the coding sequence ATGGGCGTGACCGACTCCGCACACTCTCACCGGATCGCCGCTCTCCAGGACCGGCTGGCGGCCTTCGCCGCCGCCCGGGACTGGGGGCAGTACCACACGCCCAAGAACCTGGCGGCCGCCCTGAACGTGGAGGCCGGGGAGTTGCTGGAGATCTTCCAGTGGCTCACCCCCGAGCTGTCCGCGACCGTCATGGAGGACTCCGAGAGCGCCGCCCGGGTCGAGGACGAGATCGCCGACGTGCTCGCCTACCTGCTCCAGCTGTGCACGGTGCTGGGCGTGGATCCGCTGGCCGCGCTCGACGCCAAGATCGACCGCAACGAGGAGCGCTTTCCCGTTCAGTGA
- a CDS encoding LLM class F420-dependent oxidoreductase — MDLRIFTEPQQGASYETLLSVAKATEEYGFDAFFRSDHYLKMGSVDGLPGPTDAWITLAGLARETSRIRLGTLMTAGTFRLPGVLAIQVAQVDAMSGGRVELGLGAGWFEEEHTAYGIPFPKEKFPRLEEQLAIVTGLWETQPGDTFSYDGAYYQLADSPALPKPAQAKVPVLLGGLGPKRTPALAARYADEFNIPFASVADSAAQFDRVRAAATEIGRDPGELVYSNALVACVGRDDAEVARRAAAIGRQPDELRENGLAGSPAEVVDKIGRYAELGATRIYFQILDLSDLDHLELIASQVQSQL, encoded by the coding sequence ATGGATCTGCGTATCTTCACCGAACCGCAGCAGGGCGCCAGCTACGAGACCCTGCTGTCCGTCGCCAAGGCCACGGAGGAATACGGCTTCGACGCCTTCTTCCGGTCCGATCACTATCTGAAGATGGGCAGTGTGGACGGGCTGCCCGGCCCGACCGACGCGTGGATCACGCTGGCCGGCCTGGCGCGCGAGACCAGCCGTATCCGTCTGGGCACCCTGATGACCGCGGGCACCTTCCGGCTGCCCGGCGTGCTGGCCATCCAGGTGGCCCAGGTGGACGCCATGTCCGGCGGCCGGGTCGAACTGGGGCTCGGTGCGGGGTGGTTCGAGGAGGAGCACACCGCGTACGGCATCCCGTTCCCGAAGGAGAAGTTCCCGCGCCTGGAGGAGCAGCTGGCCATCGTGACCGGCCTGTGGGAGACCCAGCCGGGCGACACCTTCTCCTACGACGGTGCCTACTACCAGCTGGCCGACTCGCCCGCGCTGCCCAAGCCCGCGCAGGCGAAGGTGCCGGTGCTGCTCGGTGGCCTGGGCCCCAAGCGGACCCCGGCGCTGGCGGCCCGCTACGCGGACGAGTTCAACATCCCCTTCGCCTCGGTCGCCGACAGCGCGGCCCAGTTCGACCGGGTGCGGGCGGCCGCCACCGAGATCGGCCGGGACCCGGGCGAGCTGGTCTACTCCAACGCCCTGGTGGCCTGTGTCGGCCGGGACGACGCCGAGGTCGCCCGCCGTGCGGCGGCGATCGGCCGCCAGCCGGACGAACTGCGCGAGAACGGACTGGCCGGCTCGCCCGCCGAGGTGGTCGACAAGATCGGCCGCTACGCCGAACTCGGCGCCACCCGGATCTACTTCCAGATCCTGGACCTGTCCGACCTGGACCATCTGGAGCTGATCGCCTCCCAGGTGCAGAGCCAGCTCTGA
- the mmuM gene encoding homocysteine S-methyltransferase: MPPPAPLVLDGGLSDRLRDQGCELSGELWTARLLADDPGQLLAAHRAYVRAGARVLITASYQASFEGLARRGVAAPAAAGLLRDSVALAREAGGPGVLVAASVGPYGAVLGDGSEYRGGYGLTEAELTAFHRRRIEALASAGPDLLALETVPEVTEARAMLRAARGCGIPVWLSYTVAGGRTRAGQPLAEAFALAAGEEQVVATGVNCCAPDEVTDAVRLAVRLTGKPAIAYPNSGELWDAARGGWYGPDRFDPALALEWRAAGAGLIGGCCRVGPARIAELAAVLRV; this comes from the coding sequence ATGCCGCCTCCCGCGCCCCTGGTTCTCGACGGCGGTCTCTCCGACCGGCTCCGGGACCAGGGGTGCGAGCTGTCCGGGGAGCTGTGGACGGCGCGGCTGCTGGCGGACGATCCGGGGCAGCTGCTGGCGGCACACCGCGCCTACGTACGGGCCGGGGCGCGGGTGTTGATCACCGCGAGCTATCAGGCGTCCTTCGAGGGCCTCGCTCGCCGGGGGGTCGCGGCTCCGGCGGCGGCCGGGCTGCTGCGCGACAGCGTGGCCCTGGCCCGCGAGGCGGGCGGCCCAGGCGTACTGGTGGCCGCGTCGGTGGGCCCGTACGGGGCGGTGCTGGGGGACGGGAGCGAGTACCGGGGCGGGTACGGGCTGACCGAGGCGGAGCTGACCGCCTTCCACCGGCGCCGCATCGAGGCGCTGGCGTCAGCCGGGCCCGATCTGCTGGCGCTGGAGACGGTGCCGGAGGTGACCGAGGCCCGGGCCATGCTGCGGGCGGCCCGCGGCTGTGGCATCCCGGTGTGGCTGTCGTACACGGTGGCCGGCGGGCGCACCCGGGCCGGGCAGCCGCTGGCGGAGGCGTTCGCGCTGGCGGCGGGGGAGGAGCAGGTGGTGGCGACCGGGGTGAACTGCTGCGCGCCGGACGAGGTGACGGACGCGGTACGGCTGGCGGTGCGGCTCACGGGCAAACCGGCGATCGCGTATCCCAACAGCGGTGAGCTGTGGGACGCGGCGCGGGGCGGCTGGTACGGCCCCGACCGGTTCGATCCGGCGCTGGCCCTGGAGTGGCGGGCGGCGGGGGCCGGGCTGATCGGTGGCTGCTGCCGGGTGGGGCCGGCCCGGATCGCCGAGCTGGCAGCCGTGTTGCGGGTGTGA
- a CDS encoding alpha/beta fold hydrolase: protein MSHPYLSHDVAGEGPAVLLLHSSVCDRRMWDPQWRVLIDAGFRLIRPDFRGHGDSAAPLGPHSDAEDVRDLLDELTVDRVAVVGSSFGGRVALEFAARWPERVGSLALLCAGAPGHRPSPSLAAFDDKEDQLIEADDIAGAVELNVSTWLGPDADGNTRAMVRLMQRRAFDVQLAAEEFDALPPPEPPRPARIGAIPVLAVSGAHDFADFREIAASLPHQLPNARHLELPWAGHLPSLERPAEVADLLVGFLRNPV, encoded by the coding sequence ATGAGCCACCCTTATCTCTCCCATGATGTTGCAGGAGAAGGACCGGCGGTGCTGTTGCTGCACTCCTCGGTCTGCGACCGCCGGATGTGGGACCCGCAGTGGCGGGTCCTGATCGACGCGGGCTTCCGGCTGATCCGGCCCGACTTCCGGGGGCACGGTGACAGCGCGGCCCCGCTCGGTCCGCACAGTGACGCGGAGGACGTCCGGGATCTGCTCGATGAGCTGACCGTGGACCGGGTGGCCGTGGTCGGCTCCTCCTTCGGGGGGCGGGTGGCGCTGGAGTTCGCCGCCCGCTGGCCCGAACGGGTCGGCTCGCTCGCCCTGCTGTGCGCGGGCGCCCCCGGCCACCGGCCCTCGCCCTCGCTGGCCGCCTTCGACGACAAGGAGGACCAGCTGATCGAGGCGGATGACATCGCCGGGGCGGTCGAGCTGAACGTGAGCACCTGGCTGGGCCCGGACGCCGACGGCAACACCCGGGCGATGGTACGGCTGATGCAGCGGCGGGCGTTCGATGTGCAGCTGGCGGCCGAGGAGTTCGACGCGCTGCCGCCGCCGGAGCCGCCGCGGCCGGCCCGGATCGGCGCCATTCCCGTGCTGGCGGTCTCCGGCGCCCATGACTTCGCCGACTTCCGCGAGATCGCCGCGTCCCTGCCGCACCAGTTGCCCAACGCCCGCCATCTGGAGCTGCCCTGGGCCGGCCATCTGCCGTCCCTGGAGCGCCCGGCGGAGGTGGCCGACCTGCTGGTGGGTTTTCTGCGCAACCCCGTGTGA